From a region of the Streptomyces venezuelae genome:
- a CDS encoding SsgA family sporulation/cell division regulator encodes MHYPVIERELELKLVLSPERSIPVPARLIYLTHDPYAVHITFHTGSNTPVNWTFARELLVEGVFRPCGHGDVRIWPTKVDNKAVLCMALTSPDGDALLEAPATAVSAWLERTLRVVPPGTETERLGLEDALAELLTPTPADDLWLRDPWPSDESADGDL; translated from the coding sequence ATGCACTACCCCGTCATCGAGCGCGAGCTGGAACTGAAGCTGGTCCTGTCCCCCGAGCGCAGCATCCCCGTCCCGGCCCGGCTCATCTACCTCACGCACGACCCGTACGCCGTCCACATCACCTTCCACACCGGCTCGAACACCCCCGTCAACTGGACGTTCGCCCGCGAACTGCTCGTCGAGGGGGTGTTCCGCCCGTGCGGACACGGGGACGTCCGGATCTGGCCCACGAAGGTCGACAACAAGGCCGTGCTCTGCATGGCGCTCACCTCCCCCGACGGCGACGCCCTGCTGGAGGCCCCGGCGACCGCCGTGTCGGCCTGGCTGGAGCGCACGCTGCGCGTCGTTCCGCCCGGCACCGAGACCGAGCGCCTCGGTCTGGAGGACGCGCTGGCCGAGCTGCTCACGCCGACCCCGGCCGACGACCTGTGGCTGCGCGACCCGTGGCCGTCGGACGAGTCGGCGGACGGGGACCTGTGA